Part of the Candidatus Polarisedimenticolaceae bacterium genome is shown below.
GTCGGTCACGGCGATGACGATGCCGGAGCGCGCCTTCACCTCTTCGATGTTGGAGAGCATCTTCTCGAAGACGCCGTCGGTCGGCGCGAGGGCGACGACCGGCATGTCCTCGTCGATGAGGGCGATCGGGCCGTGTTTCATCTCGCCGGCGGGGTAGCCCTCGGCATGGATGTAGGAGATCTCCTTGAGCTTGAGGGCCCCCTCGAGCGCGATCGGGAAGTTCACGCCGCGGCCGAGGTAGAGAAAGTCGCGGTGCTGGTGGAACGTCTTCGCCAGCTCGACGACCGGTGCGTCATCGGTGAGGTAACGCTCCATCTGCGCGGGGATGTGGTAGAGCGCGCGGATGATCTCGGTGCTCTCCGCGTCCGAGAGGGTCTTGCGCACGCGACCGAGCTTCAAGGCGAGCAGTGCCAGCGCCGTGATCTGGCTCGTGAACGCTTTCGTCGAGGCGACGCCGATCTCGGGGCCGGCGTGCGTGTAGATCGTGCCGTCGCACTCGCGGGTCAGCATTGAGCCGCGGACGTTGCAAATCGCGAGCGCGAGCGCCCCCTGCGATTTCGCCTCGCGCTCGGCGGCCAGCGTGTCGGCCGTCTCGCCCGACTGCGAGATGAAGACCGAGAGGCACTTCGCGTCGAGCATCGGCTTCCGGTACCGGTACTCCGAGGCGTAATCGACCTCGACCGGAATCTTCGCGAGCTGCTCGATGAGGAACTTGCCGACGTGGCCGGCGTGCCACGACGTGCCGCAGGCCACGATCTGGATGCGCTCGGCCTTGGCGAGCGCGGCATCGGGGACCTGGATCTCCTCGAGGTGGACCGACGCGTCCTCCAGCGAGACCCTTCCGAGCAGCGTGTCGCGCACCGCGCGGGGCTGCTCGTGGATCTCCTTGAGCATGAAATGCTTGTAGCCGCCCTTCTCCGCCATGATCGGATCCCACGGGATCCGCGTCGTCTCCTTGACGAGGGGCGTGCCGTCGATCTTGAGGAAGCTCACCCCGCTGGGCCTCACGACGACGATCTCGTAGTCGTCCATGAAGACGACGTCCTTCGTGTGCGAGAGGATCGCGGGGATGTCGGACGCGACGAAGTACTCGCCGTTGCCGATGCCGACGACGAGCGGCGGGCCGACGCGCGCGGCGACGATCGTGTCCGGGGCGTCGACGGAGAGCGCGACGAGCGCGTAGATCCCGCGCAAGCGGGGGAGGATCGAGCGGAAGGCGACCGGAAGGTCCGTCGCGCCGTCCTTCATCGCCTGCTCGAGCGCGTGCGCGACGATCTCGGTGTCGGTCTCGGTGACGAACTTGTGCCCCTTGGCCTGAAGCTCGTGCTTGAGCTCGATGTAGTTCTCGATGATGCCGTTGTGGATGACGACGATCCGCCCCGTGCAGTCGCGGTGCGGGTGCGCGTTCTCCTCGGTGGGGCGGCCGTGCGTCGCCCAGCGCGTGTGCGCGATCCCGTAGCGGCCGTGGATCGGCTTCTCCGCGAGGACGCGCTCGAGGTCGCGCAGCTTGCCGGGGGCGCGGCGGAGGCTCAGCTCACCGTTCCCGTTGACGACGGCGATCCCGGCGGAGTCGTAGCCGCGGTACTCGAGCTTCCGGAGGCCTTCGATGAGGACCTCGACCGGATCCTTCGCGCCGATGTACCCGACGATGCCGCACATGGATGCCGATCCTCCCCGGTCGAAGACTAAAGGAATAATGCCGCCGAACGGCGGTTGCAATCAGGAATGATGGGAAGACCCGGCCGCGGCCTTCTTTTTCTTCCGCGCGACCCACCCCTCGAGGTTGAGCTGCCGGACCCGCGAGAGTGCGAGCGCGCCGGCCGGGACGTCGTCGGTGACCGTGGTCCCCGCGCCGACGTAGGCGCCTTCGCCGACGGAGACCGGCGCCACGAGCTGCGTGTCGCTGCCGATGAAGACCCCCGCGCCGAGCGTCGTCTTGTGCTTGTGGACGCCGTCGTAGTTGCAGGTGATCGTCCCCGCTCCAATGTTGCAATCGTGGCCGATCTGCGCGTCGCCCAGGTACGCGAGATGCGACGCCTTGCTGCCGCGGCCGAGGGTCGTCTTCTTCAGCTCGACGAAGTTGCCGACCTTCGCGTCCCGCTCGAGGACCGAGCCGGGCCTGAGGTGCGCAAACGGGCCGACGGAAGCAAAGTCGCCCACGACGGCGTCCTCGAGCACGCTGTGGTCCTTGATCTCGACCCCGCGCCCGAGGCGTACGCCGTTCAGCCGGCACCCCGGGCGGACGACGGAATCCTCGCCGATCGTCGTCTCCCCCTCGACGATGACATCGGGGTAGAGGACGACGTCTCGGGCGATGGAGGCCCTCGGGTCGACCCAGGTGCGTGACGGGTCGAGAAGGGTCACCCCGCCCTCCTGGAGCGCTGTCGCCTTGCGCGCGTACAGCTCGGCTCCCGCGCGGGCCAGTTCGGCACGCGTGTTGACGCCGAGCACCTCGTCGGACGCGCCGTGCACGAGCGCCACGACCTTCGCCTTCTTCTTGATCAGCGCGTGGACGGCGTCGGTGAGGTAGTACTCGCCCTGGGCGTTGTCCGGGCGCAGCTTGCGGAGCAGGGGGAAGAGGAGCGTGGGATCGGCACAGTAGATGCCGCAGTTGATCTCCCGGAGCGCGCGCTCCGAAGCCGTCGCATCCTTGTGCTCGACGATCCGCTCGACCCGGCCGCCGCCGTCGCGGACGATGCGGCCGTAGCCGGTCGCGTCGGGCAGCACGGTCGTGACGAGGGACAGCGCCGCCTTTTCTTTGCGGTGGAGGGCGATGAGCGCGGCGAGGGTCTCCGCGCGCAGGCTCGGCAGGTCGCCGTTGACGATGAGGAGTGGCCCGCCGGCGCCCTTGAGCGCCGAGGCGGCCTGCAGGACCGCGTGGCCGGTCCCGCGCTGCTCGCGCTGGAGGACGAAGGCGTCGCAGAGATCGCCGAGAGCCGCCTCGACCTGCTCCGACTGGAAGCCGACGACGGCGACCGTCTTATCGGGCTTCAGCCCCGCCGCGGCACGCGCGACCCACGTCGCCATCGGCTGACCGGCGACGGGGTGGAGCAGCTTGATCGTCTTCGACTTCAGGCGCGTGCCCTGGCCGGCCGCGAGGATCAGGACGGTCAGCGGCGCCCGCTTTCCGGGCACGCTCAGGCCCCCGCGTGACTCGGCTCGATGACGTCGATGAACGCGGCCTCGTCGCGGACCGAGTCGAAGTCGGAGTCGGACGCGGCGTGGAATCGGAAGGTCGGGTCGATCGTCAGCGCCTTCTTCAGCTCGGACGCGGCGCCCTCGACGTTCCCCTGGAGGCCGCGCACCGACGCCCGCGCGTAGAGGATGCTGGCGTCGCCGGGGCGCGCCGTGAGCGCGCGCTCGAGGGTCGACCACGCCTCGTCGAGGCGTCCCGCGTTCGCCAGCACGACGCCGCGGTGGTAGAGCGACTCGGCGTCGTCGGGGCCGGACTCGGGTCCCGCGAGCTTGCGGTCGCAGATCGAGGCGTAGGTGCGGGCGCGGTCGGCGAGGATCGGCTCGTCGCCCTTCGCCGCGTCGATGACCGCGGCGAACTGCGTGCGCGCCTGGGCGAACTGCCCCTTCCCGAACGCCTCCGCCCCGGCGGAGAACGCGGCGAGCGCCGCCTCGTACTGCGCGATGTTGCGCGGGATCGACCGCGCGGGGCGCGCGGGGGTCTCCCCGGGCGTTTCAGGGCCGGCAGTCTTCTTCTTCGCGGTGGCCATGTCGGTCGGAACCTCCCCCCATCGGTCAGGGCGTGGAAAGGGCGCCATTCTAGCGGCCGGGGCTCCCCCCCTTCAACTGAGGCTAAGATCGGCCCCGTGACCGGCTACGTCGCGCTCGGCAGCAACGTGGGAGATCGCGACGCGCACCTCCGGGCCGGGATCCTCGCCATGCACGCCGCCGGACTGCGCGTGACGGCCGCCTCGTCGGTCTGGGAGACCGAGCCGGTCGGGGGCGCCGGGCCAGCTTGGTTCCTCAACATGGTCGTCCGCGTCGAGACCGAGCTGCCGCCCGAAGGCGCCCTCGATGCGCTCCTCGCGATCGAAGCCGCCCGAGGCCGGCGGCGCAGCGTTCGGAACGCTCCCCGCGAGCTCGATCTCGACTTGCTGCTCCTCGGCGACGAGCGGCGCGCGTCGCCCGAGCTGACGCTGCCGCACCCCCGGATGGGCGAGCGCGCCTTCGTCCTGGAGCCGCTCGCCGAGATCGCGCCGGACCTCGTCGTCGGCGCGCGCACGGTCGCCGGGGCGCTCGCGGGGCTCCACGACCCGCACGCCGTGCGCCGCCGCGGTCCCCTTGCCTTGCCGGAAACGCTTTCCGTATACTCGCGCGCTCTATGAAATTCCGGTCGATCGCCGTGGAAGGCCCCATCGGGGTCGGCAAGACGTCGTTCGTCGAGCTGCTCGTCAAACGCTTCGAGGCGCACAAGGTTCTCGAGCGCGTCGAGAACCCGTTCCTGCGCGACTTCTACCACGACAAGACCGGCGCGGCGTTCCAGGCGCAGCTCTTCTTCATGCTCTCGCGGTACCGCCAGCTCATGGAGCTGTCGCAGCGCACGCTCTTCTCGCAGGTCACCGTCTGCGACTACATCTTCCCGAAGGACAAGATCTTCGCGTACCTGAATCTCGACGACTCGGAGCTGCTCATCTACGACAAGCTCTACGCCATGCTCGAGCCGCAGGTGCCGAAGCCCGATCTCGTCATCTTCCTGCAGGCCGACACCCCGCGCCTCATCGAGCGGATCAAGCGCCGGAAGCGCGATTACGAGTCGGAGATCTCCGAGGCCTACGTCACCGAGGTCGCGAAGGCCTACAACTACTTCTTCTTCAACTACACGACGACACCGCTGCTCGTCATCGACACGAACCAGATCGACTTCGTCCATCACGAGAAGGAGCTGGACGACCTGATCGCCCAGATCCGGCGGATGGAACGGGGCGTGCAGTACTATCGACCGTTGAGCACCTCGGCTTAAGTCGCTCGACTCCGCAAGGAGCGGGCAGATGAGGAGGCCGAAGATGATGACCGTCCCCGCCTTCCGGGCGCGCAAGTCCGGACCTCCGCTCGTCGTCCTCACCGCGTACGACGCCATGACCGCCGCGGCCGCGGAAGCCGCGGGCGTCGACGCGATGCTCGTGGGCGACTCCCTCGGCATGGTCGAGATGGGCCACGACACGACCCTGCCCGTCACGATGGAGGACATGCTCCACCATGCGAAGGCCGTGGGGAGACGGCGCCGTGAAGCGCTCCTCATCGCCGACATGCCGTGGCTGTCGTTCCACACCGGGCCGTACGACGCGGTCAAGAACGCCGCGCGGTTCGTGCGCGAGGCCGGCGCCGACGCGGTCAAGCTCGAAGGGGGCAAGAAGCGGCTGGAAGCGATCCTCGCGATCCTCGACGCGGAGATCCCGGTCATGGGCCATCTCGGCCTCACGCCCCAGTCGGTGCTCGCGATGGGCGGCTACAAGGTCCAGGGCAAGGCGAAGGACGCGGCCGACGCGCTCGTCGACGATGCGCGCGCGCTCGCCGAGGCCGGCGTCTTCTCGATCGTGCTCGAAGGCGTCCCGTCGGCGGTCGCGCAGCGGATCACCGAGGCGGTGCCGGTGCCGACGATCGGGATCGGCGCGGGCGCCGCGTGCGACGGCCAGGTTCTCGTCATCCACGACCTGCTCGGCATGCTTCCCGGCGACGTGCCGAAGTTCGTGCGCCGCTACGCCGATCTCCACGGCGCGGCGGCCGAAGCGATCCGGCGGTGGGCCGCCGACGTGCAGAACCGCACCTTCCCGTCCAACGACGAGACCTACGGCTGATGGACGTCGTCCGCCGCGTCCACGGGATGAGGGAGGTCGCGGCGCGCGCCCGGAGCCGCGGCGAGCGCATCGGCCTCGTCCCGACGATGGGGTACCTCCACGAAGGACATCTGGCGCTCGCGCGGCGGATCCGCGCCCACGTCGACGTCACCGTCGTCTCGATCTTCGTCAACCCGACGCAGTTCGGTCCCGGCGAAGACTTCGCGCGCTACCCGCGCGACCTCGCGAGGGACTGCGACCTCCTCGCCGCCGAAGGGGTCGACGTCGTGTTCGCTCCCGAAGCCGACGAGATCTACCCCGCGGGCGTCTCGACGTTCGTCGAGGTCGCCGGCATCTCGGACGTCCTCGAGGGGAAGAGCCGGCCCGGGCACTTCCGCGGCGTCGCGACCGTCGTGCTCAAGCTCTTCGAGGTCGTGAAGCCGCAGGTCGCGATCTTCGGCCAGAAGGACGCCCAGCAGGTCGCCGTCGTGACGAAGATGGCCCGCGACCTCCTCCTCGACGTCGAGATCCTCGTCCTGCCGACGAAGCGCGACGAGGACGGCCTCGCGCTCTCCAGCCGCAACGTCTACCTGTCCGCGGACGAGCGCCGTGCCGCGTCCGCCATCCCGCGCGCGCTCGAGGCGGCCCGTGCCGCGCTCGCCGAGGGCGCGACCGACCCCGATGCCATCCTCGCCGCCGCCCGCGCGCCGATCGACGCGGAGCCGTTGCTGCGGATCGATTACATCGCCCTCGTCGATGCGGAATCGTTCGAGCCGGTGGCCCGCGCCCAGGGCGACCTGCTGCTCGTCGCCGCCGTTTTCGCCGGAACGACGCGCTTGATCGACAATCTGCCGCTCCGCGCCTGAGGCTTCGGTGGACGGCGACGGGACGCGCATCTTAGAGTAGTCGGTGAAACCGCGGCGTTCACTCGGCGACGAGGAGCGACCCCGGTGGAAGGAGTCTCGAAAATGACACGAGAGATGCTTCGAGCCAAGGTCCACAGGATCACGGTGACGGAGTGCGACGTCGAGTACGAGGGGAGCCTCACGCTCGACCGCGACCTCATGGATGCATGCGGGATGGTGCCGTTCGAGCGGATCGACGTCTACGACGTGGACAACGCGAGCCGCTTCTCCACCTACCTCATCGAGGGCGCGCGCGGCAGCGGCGCCTGCTGCATCAACGGGGCGGCCGCACGCCTCGTCGAGGTGGGCCACAAGGTGATCATCGCTTCCTACTGCGCCGTGGACGATGATCGTGTCGCCGGCCATGTCCCCCGGATCGTCCTCGTCGACGACGAGAACAGGATCACCGTCGTCAAGGACCACGAGGGGGCCGGCGTGAAGGTGCCCGCATGAACGACCCCGTCATCGTCAAATCGTTCACCGACAAGGGTGAGGCCGAGATCGCGAAGGGTCTGCTCGAAGCCGAAGGGATCGACGCCGCGATCACCGCGGACGACCTCGGCTCCGAAGGGCCCGGCATCACCTTCGGCCGTCCGATCAACCTCGTCGTCCCGGCGTCCGACGCCGACCGCGCGAGCGACCTGCTCGATCAGGCGGCGGAAGGCGGGCTCGAGGCAAGCGAGGAAGACGCCGACAGCTAGGCTCTCCGCTTCAGCTTCTCCCACACCGCGCGCACCTGCTCCGCCGTTCGGTCGAGCGTCGTCTCCGTGTCGATGACGAAGTCGGCCACGGCGGTCTTCGTCTCGAGCGGCGCCTGAGCGGCGAGGCGCGCC
Proteins encoded:
- the glmS gene encoding glutamine--fructose-6-phosphate transaminase (isomerizing), translating into MCGIVGYIGAKDPVEVLIEGLRKLEYRGYDSAGIAVVNGNGELSLRRAPGKLRDLERVLAEKPIHGRYGIAHTRWATHGRPTEENAHPHRDCTGRIVVIHNGIIENYIELKHELQAKGHKFVTETDTEIVAHALEQAMKDGATDLPVAFRSILPRLRGIYALVALSVDAPDTIVAARVGPPLVVGIGNGEYFVASDIPAILSHTKDVVFMDDYEIVVVRPSGVSFLKIDGTPLVKETTRIPWDPIMAEKGGYKHFMLKEIHEQPRAVRDTLLGRVSLEDASVHLEEIQVPDAALAKAERIQIVACGTSWHAGHVGKFLIEQLAKIPVEVDYASEYRYRKPMLDAKCLSVFISQSGETADTLAAEREAKSQGALALAICNVRGSMLTRECDGTIYTHAGPEIGVASTKAFTSQITALALLALKLGRVRKTLSDAESTEIIRALYHIPAQMERYLTDDAPVVELAKTFHQHRDFLYLGRGVNFPIALEGALKLKEISYIHAEGYPAGEMKHGPIALIDEDMPVVALAPTDGVFEKMLSNIEEVKARSGIVIAVTDEHEGDVARKADFVLTVPKTHELLSPLLTVIPLQLLAYHIALLRGCDVDQPRNLAKSVTVE
- the glmU gene encoding bifunctional UDP-N-acetylglucosamine diphosphorylase/glucosamine-1-phosphate N-acetyltransferase GlmU — protein: MPGKRAPLTVLILAAGQGTRLKSKTIKLLHPVAGQPMATWVARAAAGLKPDKTVAVVGFQSEQVEAALGDLCDAFVLQREQRGTGHAVLQAASALKGAGGPLLIVNGDLPSLRAETLAALIALHRKEKAALSLVTTVLPDATGYGRIVRDGGGRVERIVEHKDATASERALREINCGIYCADPTLLFPLLRKLRPDNAQGEYYLTDAVHALIKKKAKVVALVHGASDEVLGVNTRAELARAGAELYARKATALQEGGVTLLDPSRTWVDPRASIARDVVLYPDVIVEGETTIGEDSVVRPGCRLNGVRLGRGVEIKDHSVLEDAVVGDFASVGPFAHLRPGSVLERDAKVGNFVELKKTTLGRGSKASHLAYLGDAQIGHDCNIGAGTITCNYDGVHKHKTTLGAGVFIGSDTQLVAPVSVGEGAYVGAGTTVTDDVPAGALALSRVRQLNLEGWVARKKKKAAAGSSHHS
- a CDS encoding tetratricopeptide repeat protein; the protein is MATAKKKTAGPETPGETPARPARSIPRNIAQYEAALAAFSAGAEAFGKGQFAQARTQFAAVIDAAKGDEPILADRARTYASICDRKLAGPESGPDDAESLYHRGVVLANAGRLDEAWSTLERALTARPGDASILYARASVRGLQGNVEGAASELKKALTIDPTFRFHAASDSDFDSVRDEAAFIDVIEPSHAGA
- the folK gene encoding 2-amino-4-hydroxy-6-hydroxymethyldihydropteridine diphosphokinase is translated as MTGYVALGSNVGDRDAHLRAGILAMHAAGLRVTAASSVWETEPVGGAGPAWFLNMVVRVETELPPEGALDALLAIEAARGRRRSVRNAPRELDLDLLLLGDERRASPELTLPHPRMGERAFVLEPLAEIAPDLVVGARTVAGALAGLHDPHAVRRRGPLALPETLSVYSRAL
- a CDS encoding deoxynucleoside kinase: MKFRSIAVEGPIGVGKTSFVELLVKRFEAHKVLERVENPFLRDFYHDKTGAAFQAQLFFMLSRYRQLMELSQRTLFSQVTVCDYIFPKDKIFAYLNLDDSELLIYDKLYAMLEPQVPKPDLVIFLQADTPRLIERIKRRKRDYESEISEAYVTEVAKAYNYFFFNYTTTPLLVIDTNQIDFVHHEKELDDLIAQIRRMERGVQYYRPLSTSA
- the panB gene encoding 3-methyl-2-oxobutanoate hydroxymethyltransferase gives rise to the protein MRRPKMMTVPAFRARKSGPPLVVLTAYDAMTAAAAEAAGVDAMLVGDSLGMVEMGHDTTLPVTMEDMLHHAKAVGRRRREALLIADMPWLSFHTGPYDAVKNAARFVREAGADAVKLEGGKKRLEAILAILDAEIPVMGHLGLTPQSVLAMGGYKVQGKAKDAADALVDDARALAEAGVFSIVLEGVPSAVAQRITEAVPVPTIGIGAGAACDGQVLVIHDLLGMLPGDVPKFVRRYADLHGAAAEAIRRWAADVQNRTFPSNDETYG
- the panC gene encoding pantoate--beta-alanine ligase, giving the protein MDVVRRVHGMREVAARARSRGERIGLVPTMGYLHEGHLALARRIRAHVDVTVVSIFVNPTQFGPGEDFARYPRDLARDCDLLAAEGVDVVFAPEADEIYPAGVSTFVEVAGISDVLEGKSRPGHFRGVATVVLKLFEVVKPQVAIFGQKDAQQVAVVTKMARDLLLDVEILVLPTKRDEDGLALSSRNVYLSADERRAASAIPRALEAARAALAEGATDPDAILAAARAPIDAEPLLRIDYIALVDAESFEPVARAQGDLLLVAAVFAGTTRLIDNLPLRA
- the panD gene encoding aspartate 1-decarboxylase produces the protein MTREMLRAKVHRITVTECDVEYEGSLTLDRDLMDACGMVPFERIDVYDVDNASRFSTYLIEGARGSGACCINGAAARLVEVGHKVIIASYCAVDDDRVAGHVPRIVLVDDENRITVVKDHEGAGVKVPA
- a CDS encoding DUF2007 domain-containing protein — protein: MNDPVIVKSFTDKGEAEIAKGLLEAEGIDAAITADDLGSEGPGITFGRPINLVVPASDADRASDLLDQAAEGGLEASEEDADS